From a region of the Latilactobacillus sakei genome:
- a CDS encoding MFS transporter has protein sequence MTKEQHKLLWAAGGAWLFDAMDVGLLSFVIAALAKEWHLNSGQMGLIGSVGSIGMAIGAVFFGALADRIGRRNSLLFSLLLFSIGNGLSALSPSLIVFMALRLLVGIGLGGELPVASTLISENTPDATRGRAVVLLESFWAAGWLAASLLAYFVIPNWGWRVVLLITSLPAIYTLVLREHVKDSHEPATIQKPLPFRQRVTKLWQPAYRQKTALLWFVWFLVVFSYYGMFLWLPSVMVLKGFSLVNSFGYVLIMTLAQLPGYFSAAWLIEKWGRKWVLGSFLIGTAISAYFFGTAQSVALLISAGALLSFFNLGAWGALYAYTPEQYPAIIRGSGSGLAAAVGRIGGIVGPFLVGYLINQKVSITVIFTIFTIAILMAAGAVLLFGVETMHQKMTDVD, from the coding sequence ATGACCAAAGAACAGCACAAACTATTATGGGCAGCTGGCGGCGCCTGGCTATTTGACGCGATGGATGTCGGATTGTTGTCGTTTGTCATTGCAGCCCTTGCTAAAGAATGGCACCTCAACAGTGGCCAAATGGGGTTAATTGGCAGTGTTGGCTCAATCGGGATGGCGATTGGGGCTGTCTTCTTCGGTGCTTTGGCCGATAGAATTGGGCGACGGAATAGTTTACTCTTCTCGCTATTACTTTTTTCAATTGGGAATGGCTTATCAGCGCTTAGCCCATCATTAATCGTCTTCATGGCCTTACGGTTATTAGTGGGAATTGGGTTAGGTGGCGAGTTACCAGTTGCTTCGACGTTAATTTCAGAGAATACACCGGATGCAACACGCGGGCGGGCAGTCGTCTTATTAGAAAGTTTCTGGGCGGCCGGTTGGTTAGCCGCTAGTTTACTGGCATATTTTGTGATTCCTAATTGGGGCTGGCGCGTTGTTCTATTAATCACGTCACTACCCGCTATTTATACGTTGGTTCTGCGGGAACACGTCAAGGATAGCCACGAACCAGCTACGATTCAAAAGCCATTGCCCTTTAGGCAGCGCGTCACGAAATTGTGGCAACCAGCTTACCGCCAAAAAACGGCCTTATTGTGGTTTGTCTGGTTTTTGGTCGTCTTTTCGTATTATGGAATGTTCCTCTGGTTACCAAGCGTCATGGTGCTCAAAGGTTTTAGCTTGGTCAACAGTTTTGGTTACGTCTTAATCATGACCTTGGCGCAGCTACCCGGCTATTTTTCGGCCGCTTGGTTAATCGAAAAATGGGGTCGTAAATGGGTTCTTGGCAGTTTCTTAATCGGAACGGCAATCAGCGCCTATTTCTTTGGTACCGCTCAGTCCGTCGCCCTATTAATTAGTGCCGGCGCCTTGTTATCCTTTTTCAACTTGGGTGCGTGGGGCGCGCTTTATGCCTACACACCGGAACAATATCCAGCCATTATTCGTGGTAGCGGTAGTGGGTTAGCAGCTGCAGTGGGGCGGATTGGTGGAATTGTTGGGCCGTTTTTAGTTGGTTATCTCATCAATCAAAAAGTCTCAATCACAGTGATTTTTACGATCTTCACGATTGCGATTTTAATGGCGGCCGGGGCCGTCCTTTTATTCGGAGTTGAAACGATGCATCAAAAAATGACAGATGTCGACTGA
- a CDS encoding transcription repressor NadR has product MTTQQRRDAILAAIKDSDQPISAKQLAQTYHVSRQTIVGDIALIRAQGVNIIATVSGYYYQTTTQQITGYRAQLVCQHTQAKTRAELTAIVQNGGRVIDVTVDHQVYGEITGQLGINNLTDVKGFMQKIKKYPEQKLLSTLTGGIHLHTIECASEQDFERIKAALSALDILYVNN; this is encoded by the coding sequence ATGACAACCCAACAAAGAAGAGACGCTATTTTGGCGGCGATTAAAGACAGTGACCAACCGATTAGCGCCAAGCAACTAGCCCAAACCTATCACGTGAGTCGCCAGACAATCGTGGGCGATATTGCGCTCATTCGCGCGCAGGGTGTCAATATTATTGCGACGGTCAGTGGCTATTATTACCAAACGACAACGCAACAAATTACCGGTTATCGTGCACAATTGGTGTGCCAGCATACTCAAGCCAAAACCCGTGCTGAATTAACCGCCATTGTTCAAAACGGCGGCCGAGTGATTGATGTCACAGTCGATCATCAAGTTTACGGTGAAATAACGGGACAATTAGGCATCAATAATTTGACAGATGTCAAAGGCTTTATGCAAAAAATTAAAAAATACCCCGAACAAAAACTACTCTCAACGCTCACTGGGGGGATTCACCTACATACCATTGAATGCGCTTCTGAACAGGATTTTGAACGGATTAAAGCGGCCTTGTCAGCACTTGATATTCTCTACGTCAACAATTAG
- a CDS encoding aryl-phospho-beta-D-glucosidase yields the protein MEYQQLAPFPQDFLWGSASAAYQIEGAYQEAGKGQSVWDQFVRIPGKTFKATNGDVAVDHYHRYQEDVALMARAGLKAYRFSISWPRVLPAGRGTVNEDGLAFYDRLIDELIANQIEPIVTIYHWDLPQALQDEYGGWESRQIIPDFTAYAALLFERFGDRVRHWVTLNEQNIFITHGYLTAEHPPAVMDAKRTYQANHMANLANASVIKLFHEKGYQGGIGPSFAYSPTYALDADPVNQIAADDAEQLNANLWLDIYAWGRYPKLILNYWAREGLLPDITAADQALLQDPLARPDFMGLNYYQTTTVTANPLVGGVGLTKQNTSGKKGTSQASGVPGLFKTADNPYMQQTDWDWNIDPEGLRMALRRIESRYNLPVLITENGLGAYDRLEGAGQVHDEYRIAFLKAHIQAIQEAITDGVTVIGYTTWSFTDLLSWTNGYQKRYGFVYVDRDETDEKELNRYPKDSFYWYQRVIRSNGQQLN from the coding sequence ATGGAATATCAACAATTGGCGCCATTCCCACAAGATTTTCTATGGGGTTCAGCTTCGGCTGCTTATCAAATTGAAGGGGCTTATCAAGAAGCGGGTAAGGGTCAGTCTGTCTGGGACCAGTTTGTCCGGATTCCTGGGAAGACCTTTAAGGCCACCAACGGGGATGTCGCGGTTGATCACTATCACCGCTATCAAGAAGACGTTGCGTTAATGGCCCGGGCGGGTTTAAAAGCCTATCGTTTTTCAATTTCGTGGCCCCGAGTATTACCTGCAGGGCGCGGCACGGTGAATGAAGACGGCTTAGCTTTTTATGATCGCTTAATTGATGAATTAATTGCTAATCAGATTGAACCGATTGTTACGATTTATCATTGGGACTTACCGCAAGCCTTGCAAGATGAATATGGTGGTTGGGAATCGCGGCAGATTATTCCGGATTTTACAGCTTATGCAGCCTTATTATTCGAACGTTTTGGCGATCGCGTGCGTCACTGGGTCACCTTGAACGAACAAAACATCTTCATCACGCACGGCTATTTAACCGCAGAACACCCACCAGCAGTGATGGATGCTAAACGGACTTATCAAGCTAATCATATGGCCAACTTAGCCAATGCCAGTGTCATTAAGTTGTTCCATGAAAAAGGGTATCAAGGTGGGATTGGCCCTAGTTTTGCCTATAGTCCCACCTATGCCTTAGATGCTGATCCAGTGAACCAGATTGCGGCCGATGATGCGGAGCAATTAAATGCTAATTTATGGCTCGATATTTATGCTTGGGGCCGCTATCCAAAGTTGATTTTGAATTATTGGGCCCGTGAAGGCTTGTTGCCAGATATCACGGCAGCAGACCAAGCATTACTACAAGACCCATTGGCCCGGCCTGATTTCATGGGACTTAACTATTATCAAACGACAACCGTGACGGCTAATCCATTGGTTGGGGGTGTCGGGTTAACCAAGCAAAATACCTCTGGGAAAAAAGGGACGAGCCAAGCAAGTGGCGTGCCCGGTCTTTTTAAGACGGCTGATAACCCGTATATGCAACAAACCGATTGGGATTGGAATATTGACCCAGAAGGGCTTAGAATGGCATTACGGCGCATTGAGAGTCGTTATAACTTACCGGTCTTAATTACCGAAAACGGTTTAGGCGCTTATGACCGCTTAGAAGGGGCCGGTCAAGTGCATGATGAGTATCGAATTGCCTTTTTAAAGGCCCACATTCAAGCAATTCAAGAAGCTATTACAGATGGCGTGACTGTTATTGGTTACACAACCTGGAGTTTCACGGATTTATTGAGTTGGACGAATGGTTATCAAAAGCGCTACGGTTTTGTCTATGTTGATCGAGATGAAACCGACGAAAAGGAACTTAATCGCTATCCTAAGGACAGCTTTTATTGGTACCAACGCGTCATTCGAAGTAACGGACAACAATTAAATTAA
- a CDS encoding DUF3284 domain-containing protein, whose amino-acid sequence MEIKQNLSMPASDFYQKIVTSVLFDIKQQTGEKITEAQLANYSYQKSFGNRGQATLKVTQLIKDQSYHYETSSSRGTYQSSYDIFANGPQAIQVIYREQAKANSKLQQTNDLLMGAVLGFMRKRGFKKMLKQIEKSYLAG is encoded by the coding sequence ATGGAAATTAAACAAAATTTGAGTATGCCCGCGAGTGATTTCTATCAGAAGATTGTGACGTCTGTGTTATTTGATATCAAACAACAAACTGGCGAAAAAATTACCGAAGCGCAACTTGCTAATTATTCGTATCAAAAATCGTTTGGTAACCGTGGTCAAGCAACGTTGAAGGTTACTCAGTTGATCAAGGATCAGAGCTATCATTACGAAACAAGCTCCTCACGAGGGACTTACCAATCAAGTTATGATATTTTTGCCAATGGGCCGCAAGCCATCCAAGTGATTTACCGGGAACAAGCCAAGGCAAACAGTAAATTACAACAAACGAATGATTTATTGATGGGTGCCGTTTTAGGCTTTATGAGAAAACGGGGCTTCAAAAAGATGTTAAAACAAATCGAAAAATCATATCTAGCGGGATAA
- a CDS encoding PTS lactose/cellobiose transporter subunit IIA has translation MADEQNLETIMGLIINGGNAKSSAMEAIQAAKKGDFDQATAKLEESDAALSEAHNVQTGMLTKEASGDHIDVTLLTVHSQDHLMNAITFRDLAGEVVDVYRKMAGLPVETY, from the coding sequence ATGGCAGATGAACAAAACTTAGAAACAATCATGGGACTGATTATTAATGGTGGGAACGCCAAGAGTAGTGCAATGGAAGCAATTCAGGCCGCTAAGAAGGGCGATTTTGACCAAGCTACTGCTAAATTAGAGGAATCAGATGCTGCATTATCAGAAGCACATAATGTCCAAACCGGGATGTTAACTAAGGAAGCCAGTGGCGACCATATTGATGTCACTTTATTAACCGTTCATTCTCAAGATCATTTAATGAACGCCATTACGTTCAGAGACCTTGCCGGCGAAGTGGTCGATGTCTACCGGAAGATGGCTGGCTTACCTGTTGAAACGTATTAA